A single Denticeps clupeoides chromosome 7, fDenClu1.1, whole genome shotgun sequence DNA region contains:
- the LOC114794177 gene encoding tumor necrosis factor receptor superfamily member 11B-like isoform X1, with translation MQFLITVVLASMYTTAFSGSAPHANETFAHEDPVTGKVLICDYCPPGHFVMAHCTAGMPTLCKPCPPNYFTEFWNYLPKCLFCSTFCDQNQVVKKECTAVNNRVCECKGGYFLDMDFCIRHKKCAPGQGIKRRGTPYADTECEGCPDGTFSSESYQTDACAKHTDCKSQGLRLALNGTSWHDNLCTSCEENGSKGGLDLLREIVPAFFAHENIQKSKIRKLVRIYLSEVEDLAGRRCAPLTCVDQWAKLVPEDRLKQLPDLMLRASIFTPALKLEKMIADVEGLSVCELMHNRNHTRK, from the exons CAGTTCCTGATCACTGTGGTTTTGGCGTCGATGTACACCACTGCGTTCAGTGGATCAGCTCCCCATGCAAATGAGACATTCGCACACGAAGACCCCGTGACCGGGAAGGTGCTAATTTGCGACTACTGTCCTCCAGGGCACTTCGTGATGGCCCACTGTACGGCCGGCATGCCCACCCTCTGCAAGCCCTGCCCTCCTAACTACTTCACCGAGTTCTGGAACTATCTGCCGAAGTGTCTGTTCTGCTCCACGTTCTGTGACCAAAACCAGGTGGTGAAGAAAGAATGCACAGCAGTCAATAACCGGGTGTGTGAGTGCAAAGGGGGGTACTTCCTGGACATGGATTTCTGTATAAGGCACAAGAAATGTGCTCCCGGACAAGGCATCAAGCGCAGAG GCACCCCATATGCAGACACAGAGTGTGAGGGGTGTCCAGATGGTACCTTCTCATCTGAATCTTACCAGACAGATGCATGCGCAAAGCACACAGACTGTAAGTCCCAAGGCCTCCGTCTTGCCCTCAATGGCACGTCATGGCACGACAACCTTTGCACATCCTGTGAAGAAAATGGCAGTAAAG GCGGCCTAGATCTGCTCAGGGAAATCGTACCTGCCTTCTTCGCGCATGAGAACATCCAGAAGAGTAAAATCCGAAAGCTGGTGCGGATTTACCTGTCTGAAGTGGAGGATTTAGCGGGGAGGAGGTGCGCGCCACTCACCTGCGTCGACCAGTGGGCCAAGTTGGTCCCGGAGGACAGGCTGAAGCAGCTGCCGGACCTGATGCTGAGGGCGAGCATTTTCACCCCTGCGCTAAAGCTGGAGAAAATGATCGCAGATGTGGAgggcctgtctgtgtgtgagctaATGCACAATCGGAATCACACCAGGAAATGA
- the LOC114794177 gene encoding tumor necrosis factor receptor superfamily member 11B-like isoform X2, protein MFLITVVLASMYTTAFSGSAPHANETFAHEDPVTGKVLICDYCPPGHFVMAHCTAGMPTLCKPCPPNYFTEFWNYLPKCLFCSTFCDQNQVVKKECTAVNNRVCECKGGYFLDMDFCIRHKKCAPGQGIKRRGTPYADTECEGCPDGTFSSESYQTDACAKHTDCKSQGLRLALNGTSWHDNLCTSCEENGSKGGLDLLREIVPAFFAHENIQKSKIRKLVRIYLSEVEDLAGRRCAPLTCVDQWAKLVPEDRLKQLPDLMLRASIFTPALKLEKMIADVEGLSVCELMHNRNHTRK, encoded by the exons TTCCTGATCACTGTGGTTTTGGCGTCGATGTACACCACTGCGTTCAGTGGATCAGCTCCCCATGCAAATGAGACATTCGCACACGAAGACCCCGTGACCGGGAAGGTGCTAATTTGCGACTACTGTCCTCCAGGGCACTTCGTGATGGCCCACTGTACGGCCGGCATGCCCACCCTCTGCAAGCCCTGCCCTCCTAACTACTTCACCGAGTTCTGGAACTATCTGCCGAAGTGTCTGTTCTGCTCCACGTTCTGTGACCAAAACCAGGTGGTGAAGAAAGAATGCACAGCAGTCAATAACCGGGTGTGTGAGTGCAAAGGGGGGTACTTCCTGGACATGGATTTCTGTATAAGGCACAAGAAATGTGCTCCCGGACAAGGCATCAAGCGCAGAG GCACCCCATATGCAGACACAGAGTGTGAGGGGTGTCCAGATGGTACCTTCTCATCTGAATCTTACCAGACAGATGCATGCGCAAAGCACACAGACTGTAAGTCCCAAGGCCTCCGTCTTGCCCTCAATGGCACGTCATGGCACGACAACCTTTGCACATCCTGTGAAGAAAATGGCAGTAAAG GCGGCCTAGATCTGCTCAGGGAAATCGTACCTGCCTTCTTCGCGCATGAGAACATCCAGAAGAGTAAAATCCGAAAGCTGGTGCGGATTTACCTGTCTGAAGTGGAGGATTTAGCGGGGAGGAGGTGCGCGCCACTCACCTGCGTCGACCAGTGGGCCAAGTTGGTCCCGGAGGACAGGCTGAAGCAGCTGCCGGACCTGATGCTGAGGGCGAGCATTTTCACCCCTGCGCTAAAGCTGGAGAAAATGATCGCAGATGTGGAgggcctgtctgtgtgtgagctaATGCACAATCGGAATCACACCAGGAAATGA
- the LOC114794177 gene encoding tumor necrosis factor receptor superfamily member 11B-like isoform X3: MYTTAFSGSAPHANETFAHEDPVTGKVLICDYCPPGHFVMAHCTAGMPTLCKPCPPNYFTEFWNYLPKCLFCSTFCDQNQVVKKECTAVNNRVCECKGGYFLDMDFCIRHKKCAPGQGIKRRGTPYADTECEGCPDGTFSSESYQTDACAKHTDCKSQGLRLALNGTSWHDNLCTSCEENGSKGGLDLLREIVPAFFAHENIQKSKIRKLVRIYLSEVEDLAGRRCAPLTCVDQWAKLVPEDRLKQLPDLMLRASIFTPALKLEKMIADVEGLSVCELMHNRNHTRK, translated from the exons ATGTACACCACTGCGTTCAGTGGATCAGCTCCCCATGCAAATGAGACATTCGCACACGAAGACCCCGTGACCGGGAAGGTGCTAATTTGCGACTACTGTCCTCCAGGGCACTTCGTGATGGCCCACTGTACGGCCGGCATGCCCACCCTCTGCAAGCCCTGCCCTCCTAACTACTTCACCGAGTTCTGGAACTATCTGCCGAAGTGTCTGTTCTGCTCCACGTTCTGTGACCAAAACCAGGTGGTGAAGAAAGAATGCACAGCAGTCAATAACCGGGTGTGTGAGTGCAAAGGGGGGTACTTCCTGGACATGGATTTCTGTATAAGGCACAAGAAATGTGCTCCCGGACAAGGCATCAAGCGCAGAG GCACCCCATATGCAGACACAGAGTGTGAGGGGTGTCCAGATGGTACCTTCTCATCTGAATCTTACCAGACAGATGCATGCGCAAAGCACACAGACTGTAAGTCCCAAGGCCTCCGTCTTGCCCTCAATGGCACGTCATGGCACGACAACCTTTGCACATCCTGTGAAGAAAATGGCAGTAAAG GCGGCCTAGATCTGCTCAGGGAAATCGTACCTGCCTTCTTCGCGCATGAGAACATCCAGAAGAGTAAAATCCGAAAGCTGGTGCGGATTTACCTGTCTGAAGTGGAGGATTTAGCGGGGAGGAGGTGCGCGCCACTCACCTGCGTCGACCAGTGGGCCAAGTTGGTCCCGGAGGACAGGCTGAAGCAGCTGCCGGACCTGATGCTGAGGGCGAGCATTTTCACCCCTGCGCTAAAGCTGGAGAAAATGATCGCAGATGTGGAgggcctgtctgtgtgtgagctaATGCACAATCGGAATCACACCAGGAAATGA